GTTGCCTAACCGCAGCACGCATCATTTTAAAGCCACTGGCAAGGGTGCCAATCTCATCTTGGCTTTTTATGTTAATAGGGCAGTTTAGGTCACCAGTGGTCACAGCATGAGAAAACTCAACAAGCTGATCAATTGGCTGCAAGATAATACGGCGAATAATGATGTAGGCGATGATGAGTGCAGTTAAAAGGTAGATTGCAAATAGTGACACAGCATTACTAATGATAGATTTAGTTTTTAATGCTAAGTCTTTATCTGAAAAGCTCACAATAACATAACCGATATTTTCGCCCTGAAAGTTGCTAATTGGTACAGCAACAGCATATTGTTGCTCCATAGCTACAATGGTATTTTGCTTTGGATTAAGCTGCTTTAATAGCATTTGGTTAGTTTCAAGGGTATCAACTTTACTGTTATCAGGATGGGCAGCAATAAAGTTATTTTGATCGATAAAGTAAATCGTCTGTAAGTCATCAAAGGTATTATTTTTTAGAATATTTTTTAATGTTAATCCCTGAATTTTAAGTACCCAACTTCCTACCGTATTGTCTTTAGTTAAGCTTTTATTTCTGACAACATGGGCGAGACAATAGCGTCAGCTTTTTCACTCATGTTCAAAAGTGTTTGCTCTTTTAGCTCCATAACATGCAAAGACGTACTTGCCCCTAAAATAAGGGTAATGGTAAAGCCGATGATCATTAAAATTTTATGGGCAATACTAATTCTCATTGCTGAATATTGCTCCGTACTTTTAGCGCTTGCATATTAGTGTTTATTTTTTCGTCAGCAGTTTTAATAGATTGCTTTATATCTGCACCATAGAAAATTTGGCTAAAGGTTTGCGAGATAATTTTGCCAATAACAGGAAACTCGACCATACCAGACTGCAGGCGGTCCGGAGTTGCGTGATCAAATACCCATAACATGGTTTTATTAAAGCCAGGCTTGTTTACTAAAGTAAATAGTTTTTCGTGCCACACCTTTTGCCTTGGTGGTGAACCACCGGTACTCAGTAGTGCGGCTGTTTGTTCACTTGTTGCCCATTGAATAAATAACCATGCAGCATGTTTTTCATTTGATTTGCTATTTATCGCGAACGCCCATGCCCATGGCGATGTTTCTCGGGCTATTGGGCCAGCAGGCAAGGGGGCGGCCTCCCATTTATTCCAAATATCAGACTCTTCTGCGGTATCTATTTCATTATAAAAATGAGAGGCCAAAAAGGCCGAGGCAAGTTGGCCTTCTTTAAAAAGGCGACGAATTTCATAAAAGTGAAGTAAGCGGCTGTTATCAGGGGTGCCGAACCCCGTGACTAGATCACGATACACTTGTAAGCTTTTTGCTGTCTGAGGACTACCGAAAACAGATTGACCTTGCTTATTGATAACCTCAGCACCATAAGCTCGCATAATAGGTAAGACTGTCCAGGTGTTTAATCCTGCCCCCGGCAGTGTGCGTGAGGCAAATGCGTGCATACCATTCAAAGAAGGGATGCGGTCAATAGCCTTTTGCAGCTTAATTTTAGTCGCTTGCAGTTGCTCGTAGGTATTGGGTACTTCTAGGTTGAAGCGCTCGAAAAGATCTTTACGGTAAAAATATATCGGTGCAGAAAAATCAAACGGTAACGAATATAGTGTATTGTCGATCTTACAAAGGGCTAGGCTACGCTCACTAATATCTTCTAACTGATACCACGCTTTGTCTGTAAGTCTAGGGTTTTCAATGTATGGCTGTAAAGGGTCAACCCAGCCTTGGCTTTGAGCTTCACCTAAAAATGTGATTCCCATAGGCAGTACATCATAAAGACCTGTGGCTTCGCTTAAATCTTGATGTCGACGAGCACGCATTTGCGATTGTTCTAAGGCATGAAAACCAACAGAAATTCCTGTTAGCTTTTCAAACAAAGGAATGTAGGGTTTTAAAGCCATAAATGCGGGTTGCTCGTCAGCCAAGATATTTATATGGCTACCCGCTTCACTTTGCCAATTTATAGCTGCTTGCTGCCAATGTTGTAACGTTGCGGAGGCAAAGCTACATTGACAAAAAACCAAAAGCGCAACGCTGAGGGGGAGATTTTTAAGTTTTAACAAACGAAACGCCATAAAGAAGTTACTCTGCAAGTTTAATTTTTAATTTTGCAGCCTGTGCTTTAATTTTTTCGAAACGGGTTACTTGTTCATCTTCTAATGTTTGAGCATCTAACAGGGCAAAACATTTTTTCGCGAGTGTTAAATTAAACGATTGGCCTTGGTTATTTGTATCGAATAAACACTGCAGTAAATTTAAGGCGATGCTGGCATTTTTTGGCATTATTCTAAATGCCTGTGTGAATGCTTCAAGTGCAGTATTTAGCTGGCCTTTATTAAACTGCGTCACAGCGTGGTTATTGAGCTCTTTTGGACCTAACTTAATATCACGCCGCTCAGTTTGTTGCTGTTGAATATAACGTAAATATACCGGATCGCTTATTGATGGGTGACGTTCACAGTGCGTTATTATTTGGTTAAATAGCATCTGTGCTTTGTGGTGAAAACCAAGCTCATGAAACGCTTTCGCCTTATCGAGCGCACCATCTACTGAACGAATTTGAGTGTCACTTTCATCCAGTTGATTGATAAGTGCTTTAGCCTTTTGATGTTCATCCTTTAAATAATGCAAACGCGCATTGAGAACGTCAATCTGTGTTTGGTTATTACTATTCGGAAACTGCTTTTTTAAATCACTTAAGTATTGGTTTGTCTGTCTTGAAATACGATTAACTTGATCGGTCTGATCTGTAGTTAAAGCAAAATCAATACCGGCACGAGCCGCATTTAAATACACATCAGGGTTGTCGTGAATAGAGTGCTTTGCGTAACTAGCAATGTCTTTTTGAGTTAGATAATTCTTTTCGTAGTCGTGATTAAGTAACGATACATGACTCAAGGTTTTTTGACGGTCAATATTACGTGGCGCAATTTCAACAGCTTGACTAAAAAACTGCTGAGCCTCATCAAACTTATGCAGCTTTATTTCTAATCGACCGAGTAAATCAAGAGCAACGAGTCGAGTTTCACTGCGCTGCAACATTGTCTTCAGCATACGATGTGCAAGTGTGTGTTCATTATTGGCAATGAGTGCTTCTACTAAACCTACTTTTGCCCATGTGAATTTTTGAATATCGAGCACTGATTTAAAGAATGTTTTTGCATCTTCAAAGCGTTTGAGGCGAAGTAGGGCATCACCTTTTAATCTCAATAGAATCGCGCTGTAACTATTACCTTTGTTTTGCAGCAAGGTATCAATTTGTTTAATTGCTTTGGAGTCATTCCCATCATCAATAAGTTGATAAATTTGATGTAGGTTACTTTTGCGCAATAACACTTTTTCAATACGATTTTTTAATTCGTTAATTGTAAAGGGTTTAACTAAGAAATCATCTGGTTGTAGCTCGAGTACACTGTGAACTAAAGAGCCACTTGTTTCAGCTGAAATAAAAATAAAGCCGGTAGAGTTTTTTATAAGGCGCTTCATTTTCAGCTCTTCATAAAGCTGATAACCATCTTGATGTTTACTTAAGTTAAATGAACAAACGATGAGGTCAAATTGCTCAATTTGACATTGTTCTTTTGCTGCAATGGCATGCTCTGCAAAACGCAATTGACGAAAGCCCAACCCTTCTAAGGATTGTTTCATATAGCTTTGAGCAAGAGGCTGCTCTTCAACTATTAAAATTTTGGCTTTCGAAAAAATCTTTGCAGGCATTGGACTTGCGACTAAGTGACATTAACAACGACTATAATAAACAGTCTAGCTGCTGACAAGGCAAATTACAGCTTTTGCAGCGATTTAAAATTTACTTTTAGGCTATATCAATAGTGGTGAGGTTGGTATTAGAGTTTAAATCTCAAATGTCAGATAAAAGGAACTAGATACTAGAGGTTTATATGTGGTGGGTCGTACTGGACTAGAACCATCGAGCCTGTGTTTTGTTAATGGTGGCGATGCTTTTGAAAGCTAAGGGTAAAATAAGGAAATATATTTAATGAAGTGTCTATATGTGGTGGGTCGTACTGGACTTGAATCATCGAGCCTGTGTTTTGTTAATGGTGGCGATGCTTTTGAAAGCTAAGGGTAAAATAAGGAAATATATTTAATGAAGTGTCTATATGTGGTGGGTCGTATTGGACTAGAACCATCGAGCCTGTGTTTTGTTAATGGTGGCGATGCTTTTGAAAGCTAAGGGTAAATAAGGAAATATATTTAATGAAGTGTTTATATGTGGTGGGTCGTACTGGACTAGAACCATCGAGCCTGTGTTTTGTTAATTGTGGCGATGCTTTTGAAAGCTAAGGGTAAAATAAAGAAATATATTTAATGAAGAGTCTATATGTGGTGGGTCGTACTGGACTAGAACCATCGAGCCTGTGTTTTGTTAATGGTGGCGATGCTTTTGAAAGCTAAGGGTAAAATAAGGAAATATATTTAATGAAGTGTTTATATGTGGTGGGTCGTACTGGACTAGAACCATCGAGCCTGTGTTTTGTTAATGGTGGCGATGCTTTTGAAAGCTAAGGGTAAATAAGGAAATATATTTAATGAAGTGTTTATATGTGGTGGGTCGTACTGGACTTGAACCAGTGACCCTCGCCTTGTAAGGGCGATGCTCTCCCAACTGAGCTAACGACCCACATATAAATTGCCTAGTGGCTTAAAGATTAAATGGTGGGTCGTACTGGACTTGAACCAGTGACCCTCGCCTTGTAAGGGCGATGCTCTCCCAACTGAGCTAACGACCCATATAATCTTTTTCTTCGCTTACCATCGGTGAAAATGGTGGGTCGTACTGGACTTGAACCAGTGACCCTCGCCTTGTAAGGGCGATGCTCTCCCAACTGAGCTAACGACCCGCGAAGATTAATCTAAATGAGAACACCACTAAAATGTGTTTAATGGTGGGTCGTACTGGACTTGAACCAGTGACCCTCGCCTTGTAAGGGCGATGCTCTCCCAACTGAGCTAACGACCCATTTAGATTTTTTGTAATATGAACACCATTAGTGAATAATGGTGGGTCGTACTGGACTTGAACCAGTGACCCTCGCCTTGTAAGGGCGATGCTCTCCCAACTGAGCTAACGACCCATATTACATGCAGCCCTATTTCTTAATGGTGGGTCGTACTGGACTTGAACCAGTGACCCTCGCCTTGTAAGGGCGATGCTCTCCCAACTGAGCTAACGACCCATTAAGAATTTAGATATGAACACCATTAGTGAATAATGGTGGGTCGTACTGGACTTGAACCAGTGACCCTCGCCTTGTAAGGGCGATGCTCTCCCAACTGAGCTAACGACCCATATCTAAAACAACTCATTGCTGCGTTGTTGTGGGGCGCTATTATAGATAGAGTTGTAAATGTGTCAACACTTGAATGAGTAAAAATGTGTTAGATGCAGCTTTTATAAACAATGACATGGCATTTAAGCATTTTTTGGTGAACAAATATGCAATTTATATTCATAACCTTGTATTTATAAGTTGATCTATAGCTCTATGACCTTAGTAAAATGATCGAAGTGATATGAGAACAGTAAAGCTTTATAGCAGTTTCTTCGTATCAATAAGTTTGCATCAGTTAAAAGCGACCTATTTTGTATATTAAAAAACAACATAGGGTACGCTTAGTTTCTTTATTTAAAGCTTTAGGTAGCGATCTTTGTTTTGCATATAAATGTATACCTTATTTAAATAAGCAAGTTTATAGGCAGGAAGCCTTTAAATGAGAAACCAGTACTGTAAGTAGCTCAAAATAGCGAATTTGATAGCACTTTGTTTAAAACACCACCGTAACGGATTGATATTTAGTCAGCTTGTTGAAATTTAAATCATTTAAATAAACTTAGATAAAAAACTGTTGACTTTATTTGGGGGGCTGCATAGAATGCGCCCCGCACTCAGCGATACACAGCCAACATTAATTGGTGGTGTGTATGCAAGTCGGGGCTATAGCTCAGCTGGGAGAGCGCTTCGCTGGCAGCGAAGAGGTCTGCGGTTCGATCCCGCATAGCTCCACCAGATTTGCATAGTGTTTGTCCTAGGGTTGCAGTTTTCTGCGTCCCCATCGTCTAGAGGCCTAGGACACCGCCCTTTCACGGCGGTAACAGGGGTTCGAATCCCCTTGGGGACGCCACTTACTTCAAGTAAGTGAGCAATTGCCAAGAAAATAAATATGTTAGTCTCGAGTACTTACATGTTAATTTAGTAACCTTAACTCCGATATGAGTCAAACTATCATTTAATGTCCTAGTGACACATTATGTGTCCCCATCGTCTAGAGGCCTAGGACACCGCCCTTTCACGGCGGTAACAGGGGTTCGAATCCCCTTGGGGACGCCACTTATTTAAGTAGATTATGTGTAGTGGGGCGGTGAACACCGCGCAATCTATGCACGACGTTATCAAGAGTACGAATCTCTTGGGGACGCCACTTACTAAAAGTGCTGTGTTATTAAAACTCGTCTGAATCGAGTCTAACTATTCAGTTGTCCTAGTGATACATTATGTGTCCCCATCGTCTAGAGGCCTAGGACACCGCCCTTTCACGGCGGTAACAGGGGTTCGAATCCCCTTGGGGACGCCACTTATTTAAGTAGGTTATGTGTAGTGGAGCGGTGAGCACCGCGCAATCTATGCACGACGTTATCAAGAGTACGAATCTCTTGGGGACGCCACTTACTAAAAGTGTTGTGTTATTAAAACTCGTCTGAATCGAGTCTAACTATTCAGTTGTCCTAGTGACACATTATGTGTCCCCATCGTCTAGAGGCCTAGGACACCGCCCTTTCACGGCGGTAACAGGGGTTCGAATCCCCTTGGGGACGCCACTTACTAAAAGTGCTGTGTTATTAAAACTCGTCTGAATCGAGTCTAACTATTCAGTTGTCCTAGTGACACATTATGTGTCCCCATCGTCTAGAGGCCTAGGACACCGCCCTTTCACGGCGGTAACAGGGGTTCGAATCCCCTTGGGGACGCCACTTACTAAAAGTGTTGTGTTATTAAAACTCGTCTGAATCGAGTCTAACTATTCAGTTGTCCTAGTGACACATTATGTGTCCCCATCGTCTAGAGGCCTAGGACACCGCCCTTTCACGGCGGTAACAGGGGTTCGAATCCCCTTGGGGACGCCACTAACTAAAAGTGTTGTGTTATTAACACTCGTCTGAATCGAGTCTAACTATTCAGTTGTCCTAGTGACACAGAAACTTTCTGTTTAAGCTAAGGCCATTCGCCTCGCAGGCTCGGTCTCATCTTACACAGAAATAGCAAATCGGTGATTTGCAAACCAATTTCTGCGTCCCCATCGTCTAGAGGCCTAGGACACCGCCCTTTCACGGCGGTAACAGGGGTTCGAATCCCCTTGGGGACGCCACTTACTTAAGTAGGTTATGTGTAGCGGTTCGGTGAACTCCGAACAATCTATGCAAGACGTTATCAAGAGTACTAATGTCTTAGCGCGATGCCACATATTGACATAATCTTATGTTAAGTAGGAATAATCACCTTGTAATCTAACTTCAAATGGTTAGATAAACATATCTAGAATTTCATCGCTTTAACTCTCCAACATATCTCTGCGATATTATTTTTTTAATTTCTAAAAAATCAATTTTTACAGAACACTTTTACTGAACATTTTATTACTTTATAGTATTTAGCAACTCATCAGCTAACCGTAAGGAAATTAAAATGTTAGCTAAACGTGTTGTACTCATATTTATTTCTTTAGTTATTTCAGCTTGTTCAGACTCTAATGAGGGAGTAGCGCTAGGGACTCTTGAGCGTGAACGTGTGATCCATCCTGCAACAACTAACGAAGTACTGATTGATTTACCCGTCTCAGCAGGTCAGTTAGTTGAAAAAGGGCAGGTAATTGCACAGTTCGATGCTGAGCTTCAACAAGCCATTGTAGCCAAAGCT
The nucleotide sequence above comes from Pseudoalteromonas shioyasakiensis. Encoded proteins:
- a CDS encoding extracellular solute-binding protein — its product is MAFRLLKLKNLPLSVALLVFCQCSFASATLQHWQQAAINWQSEAGSHINILADEQPAFMALKPYIPLFEKLTGISVGFHALEQSQMRARRHQDLSEATGLYDVLPMGITFLGEAQSQGWVDPLQPYIENPRLTDKAWYQLEDISERSLALCKIDNTLYSLPFDFSAPIYFYRKDLFERFNLEVPNTYEQLQATKIKLQKAIDRIPSLNGMHAFASRTLPGAGLNTWTVLPIMRAYGAEVINKQGQSVFGSPQTAKSLQVYRDLVTGFGTPDNSRLLHFYEIRRLFKEGQLASAFLASHFYNEIDTAEESDIWNKWEAAPLPAGPIARETSPWAWAFAINSKSNEKHAAWLFIQWATSEQTAALLSTGGSPPRQKVWHEKLFTLVNKPGFNKTMLWVFDHATPDRLQSGMVEFPVIGKIISQTFSQIFYGADIKQSIKTADEKINTNMQALKVRSNIQQ
- a CDS encoding response regulator yields the protein MPAKIFSKAKILIVEEQPLAQSYMKQSLEGLGFRQLRFAEHAIAAKEQCQIEQFDLIVCSFNLSKHQDGYQLYEELKMKRLIKNSTGFIFISAETSGSLVHSVLELQPDDFLVKPFTINELKNRIEKVLLRKSNLHQIYQLIDDGNDSKAIKQIDTLLQNKGNSYSAILLRLKGDALLRLKRFEDAKTFFKSVLDIQKFTWAKVGLVEALIANNEHTLAHRMLKTMLQRSETRLVALDLLGRLEIKLHKFDEAQQFFSQAVEIAPRNIDRQKTLSHVSLLNHDYEKNYLTQKDIASYAKHSIHDNPDVYLNAARAGIDFALTTDQTDQVNRISRQTNQYLSDLKKQFPNSNNQTQIDVLNARLHYLKDEHQKAKALINQLDESDTQIRSVDGALDKAKAFHELGFHHKAQMLFNQIITHCERHPSISDPVYLRYIQQQQTERRDIKLGPKELNNHAVTQFNKGQLNTALEAFTQAFRIMPKNASIALNLLQCLFDTNNQGQSFNLTLAKKCFALLDAQTLEDEQVTRFEKIKAQAAKLKIKLAE